The nucleotide window CCGAAATTCTAGACCATTTTACCTCCGAGGAATATTCAAAACACGAGTTAATTGAGTTTATTGATGAACTCATCAATAGTGGAATTTTGATCAGTGAATTAGAACCACGGGTTACTGAGACAGATTTTCTTCCAGTTCTTATCGATATTTTGAAAAGGACTAATGTTGAGAAACAAATAATAGATCATCTTGAAAATGCACAGGCAATCCTTAATACCAAAACTCAGCTAGACGAGGTAAAAATGAATGAGTTATTGAATCTTGTTCATTTTTTTGACCCAGAACAAAAATTAACCGACCTGATTCATTCGGATCTTTATCTATCAAAGAATCATTTAAAATTAGAGAAGGAGCTTGTACAGAATATTGTAAACAATGTTTCCATGTTAAATAACATTTCTGCCTTCAACAGTAATCCATTAATGGAAGATTTTGCAAGAAAATTGCAAGATCAATATGAAGGAAGTGAAGTCTCCCTGGTAGAAGCCCTGGATCCGGAAATTGGAGTTGGATATGAGTCGGATGATTCAGCCTCAAGAGAGCAGCCAAATCTTTTGAATGAACTAAATGTCATTTCAAAACCTGCATCAGAAGAAACGACACTAAATCATTTTCAACGATTCCAGCTAAAGAAATTCATTGATTCAACTTATAAAAGCCAGAAAACAATAAATCTTGATGAAGATGAGATAAAAAAAATGGCAAATGATCAGACTAAACCTGGTGATTATGCCAGTATGTTTCTCGTTGGTACCTTATTGAAAAATGTCGACTTAGATATTGATAATCGCTATGAATACGTCTTTGTTTTAAGAAATTTTATCGGTCCATCCGCTTCTATATTCCTAGGGCGGTTTTGCTGTGGGGATCAAAGCCTTACGGAGACTGTAAAAAAGTATTGTGAAGAGAATATAACATCAGAAGAGCATGCTTTTTCTGAAATAGTTCACCTTCCTACTCCAAAGATGGGAAACGTAGTAGCGAGACCGAAATTAAGAAAATACGAAATACCGATTATTACTCCTGGTTCTGTTTCTACTGAGGACCAAATACTTCTCTCAGATTTATTCATACAAATTCGAAATGGAGGTCTTGAATTAAGAAGTAAACGCTTAAACAAAAAAGTAATACCAAGACTAAGTAATGCCCATAATACAAGAGGAAGTAAAATACCTGTCTATAAATTTTTAGCAGATTTTCAACGCCATGGTTATTCTACTGGTTTCTATTGGGATTGGGGGTCCTTGGCATCTTACAAATACTTACCAAGGGTAGTATATAAAAATATAATATTAGAAAGGGCACGATGGATCATAGATCTGCCAAAAACTAAAAAAGGTCAGGAATCTGCATTTAACATCGAATCTTATGTAAAAGAGATTAGAAAGGAATGGGAAATACCAAGGCTCGTCACCATTGCTGAAGGAGATAACGAAATACTCGTGGATCTGGAAAACGAGAACTTATTAAAGGTTCTAAATGCCGAATTAAAAAGAAAAAAGAGTTTAATACTATACGAGAACCTGATTACCAGTAAGACCTCACCAATACAAAAAGGAAATTCTCAATACGCAAATGAATTAGTAATTCCGTTTAATATTCTTCACAATGAAAACAATGTAAGCAGTAATATAAGTGCCGAATCATCTGATGTGAAAAAAGTGTTCTACCCAGGTGATGAATGGACATTTATAAAGATATATACTGGGCATAATACTGCAGACGAACTTCTGATCCATGTAATCGAACCATATTTCGAATCCTTAATTAAGGATAAAAAAATTGAATCATGGTTTTTTATTCGATACCAGGATCCAGATCACCACCTCAGATTAAGATGGGCTAAATCAGACGGATCGGGGATTTACCTGGTGAAAGATATCCAAGAACAGATCAAGATAAATTCCATGATTACAAAGAAGGTTCAAGTAGATACCTATGTAAGAGAAATCGATAGATATGGAAAATCAATAGACCTCAGTGAGAGGATATTTAGTTTTGACAGTATCGCAACTGTTAAAATCCTTAAGATATTAGATTCTATTGATAACCCAGAATATTACAGGTGGCTGCTTTGCATGAGGAATGTAAACTCATTTCTTAATGATTGTGGTTATGATAATAACAACAAGCTTCAGTTTTTTTCTAACCTCGAAAAGAGCATGTCTGATGAGTTCATATCCAATAAGTCAATCATGAAGAATCTGAACAAAAAATACCGAGAAGAAAGTCAGACAATTTTCGGCTTCCTTAATCAGGATGATGATCACTTAAACGCTACGATGGTAGAGATATCAAATGTACTGGCCGAACGATCAAATCGTATTATTCCCATTATAAACGAGATAAAAAATCAATATCTCGCCAATCCATTTAAATTCCAAATGGTTGTAGGAAGCCATGTTCATATGATCATCAATAGATTTCTAAAGTCAGATCAAAGGAAACAAGAATGGGTTATTTATACCTTTATGTATAAATATTATAAATCTATTATAGGGAGAGAAAAACAAAAAAAGAGCCGTAATTAATTACATGCTCTTTATCAGCTTCAATTTTTAGCAAGTGGCACAACCCGTAGGGCAAGAAGTTGCATTGTTAGAATAGCACGTAGTGCCTGTTTGAACTCTCTTACAGAGATTAGGTGTCCAAAACAAAGTAACTGTTCCGCCATCTGGACCCGCTATAGCTTGATCACCACCCGATATAGCATTGGATTCCAATGATGAGATCGTCTTTTTACTTAGAGATAAACTCTTTAACTGCTTCTTTTTCATAATAATAATGTTTGAAAATAATTTTCCTAAATATCCATGTATCCCAAATAAATTAAAAACAATCAATGAATTAATTTCAAAATTGATTTTATTTGGCCGTGATGTGCAATATGATCTTCGAACGTATGATACAATAGAAAATAATTGTTTCCCATCGTGTTGAAGGGCTTTTTTGGGTGTTCATACAACCACTGATCATCCTTATTTTGCAGTTCATTTAGTGTAATATTTCTCACCCCTTCCCATAACTCAAAGTAGTACCTGGAATCATTGCCTCTTATAGAGGTAGCATCTATTGTTCCAGGCAAAGCATCCCCCCAAAGACTCATTTCACGCTCATCTAAGCGTCTATTAAAAAAAATAATGTTTTGATGCATCTTTTCAACTGCAATCATATGCTTAATTAAAGTTCCAATAGTGTTCGAATGATTCTCAACGGTAAAGTCTAATTGATCAATTTTAAGATTCAATATTTGTTTAATAATTAATAGCTTACTTAGTGTAAGTTGAGCAACTATTCCACCTATTAATGGCGAATAGTTTTTATTAGATCTTAACTCAAAAATCTCTTGAATATTATCCACAGCTTAAGAATGTTATATAGGGAATGAATGACGTGTTATCGAATAAAATTTTTGAAATCGAAAGAGCGATAAAAGCAAGAAATCAAAAGAAAAATGATATCTCACTTCTCAACGGAGATATGGGCATAGCCATATTTTATGCTGCTCTATATCGAGTTACAAAGGAGCAAAAATACTTAAATACATGTCATGAACTTGTAGACAGCTCGATTGACAAAGTGGCTCGAATGGAGCTCAACCCATCTTTTGTGACTGGATTTACGGGCATTGGATGGTCTCTCCAATATTTGATGAACAACAATTACCTGGAATCAACTGATCTTTTACAAGATTTAGATGCATATATCTATGACGCGTCAATAAATAAGCTAAGGGGCAAATACTACGACTTTCTCCATGGTGGTACGGGAGCTGCAGTCTATGCGATGGAAAGGGAGAATGACGAAGCCGTGGTTTTTCTAGAGACCTATCTAAAATATATTGATGAAATAAAAGAAGAGAATAAATATGGTTATGCATGGGAGGATTACACCTTCCCAAAGGGAAAAGACCATCTGCATGCTAGGGCTTATACATTGGGATTATCTCATGGAGTGCCAAGTATCATCATGGTCTTACTGCGAATTCATAAACTTGGGATCAACAATGAACTGACTAAAGATTTAATAACCGGAGGTCTAAACTGGATCAAAGCAAATAAAATAGAAAACGTTAATTCAATTTCCGAATATCCGAATTGCGTATATGACTCGGTAGGCACAATTGATGGACCTTCATTAATGAGGTGGTGTTATGGAGACATGGGTATTGCCCTGATGTATTGGGATTCGGGTAACATCTTAAATGAAGGTGACTGGATACAAGATGGAGAAGACTTAATGAGAAGAAACTTAAAACGAACTGATTTAATTGAACAAGATTTTTATGATGCAGGCGTTTGCCACGGAACAGCAGGTGTTGCACATATCTTCTCCAAATACCATGAAAGAACCAGAAATACAGAGTTTAAAGAAAAAGCCGATTTTTGGATGACACAAAGCCTTCAAGCGGCCAAACACGAAAAAGGTCCAGCTGGCTATAAGTTTCATAATGCCGCCGAAAACAACGGAGTATATTATAATAGATGGCGAAAAATGTATGGGCTTCTCAATGGTATAGCGGGTGTGGGTTTAGTTTTTTTAAGCCACTTGGAGCCTGCTCTAAATTGGGATAAAGCATTGTTAATTGATCATATATCTTCCTAAACTTCCGCTCGATTCAACTTCTCGCCTTCACCAAAATCTAACAAAAAAGCCCCAGATTTCTCTGAGGCTTTTGTCTTAGTAGCGGGAAAGTATGAAATCTCGAACTTTTTCGCGAATGATTTAAGACTCTTCTCGGGGTTTCTCGACCTTAATTCTAGCTTTTCAAAGTCATTGCTTGGAAGTAATTCAACTTCTGGCTCAGATATTCAAACAATTATTAGAGGGTAAGGGCGATGGATAGTGATAAAGAAACACTCTGGAATTTTATATTCAATTTTTTAATAAATCATATTTGGACATACAGATCCTTTTTATTGATCATAATAATTGGTGCGATGGTCAATAACTTGGAGCATAGTGCTGATCTTTATATGAAGATTAGTACCAAGGTCACTGAACTTCAGGCATACGCTGTTGTGATTATCTTCGATTTGATTGTGATCGCATTGATAGCTGTTGGAGATTCTAAAGCTTTTTTGTTCGCAATCAGTATTTTCCTAATCAATGAACTTGCATGGGATGGTGTGAATATATTCTATCAGATCGTCAGAAAAGCAAGTGATATTGAATATAGTATCGATGAACCTACAAAAGTTTACCTCACATTAATCGAGAGAGGAGTTACAATGTTAATTTACGGAAGCACCTTTGCTTTCACAGTGCATCACTTCAGTTTGTTGTTTAAGCAGCAAATATCCAAGCATACAAAACTTAACAGACTGCTAGCTGACCTTCGAAATCGATTAGCTGAAGCATCAGCTACAAGTGATGACCTGAGTAGAAGACAAGCTGAAAGTTTGGAGGCATTAGCTGAACTTGCTAAGAAGAATGATGAGTACCAACAGAACGAAAAAGAAAAGCTACAGCAGCTAGAGAATTTGCGTCAGCAAGTCAAGAATCTCTCAGCTAAAAACGAAGAACTAAATAACTACAGATTGGCAATTGAACAGGAACTAACCTGTATTTGCGGGCAAAGATTTGATACTCTGAGTCAGAAATTCGGACATCAACGAAAGTGCAAGGACCACAAGATCGCGAAAGATAGTACCTAATAGGGTCCTCAGAAGCAAACTATTGTTGAATACGAAAAAGTCAAGCAGGTTAAATGAAATAGAAATTGCTGTACGAGTTAGCTTTTGTTAGAATAGTATTTCTCTTTTTCATTTTGTCATGTAGTGGGGTGATATCAGAAAACAAGGAACAATGTTCTTTGTTTTTGAACGATGCTTTCTTGGTTGAATTGAATTCTACCCAACACTATCCCTGAAGCGATCAATATCCCTAAAAACGTCCATATTTACATTGAACTTGGTATTGAAATAACTATTTATTTGGTCATTCCAATATTTAGTGTTTGGAATTTCGATTATCACAATAATCAATAAAAGAATTCCAAAATAAATCGAATATAGATAGATTAATGCTGATAGAAATATGATCGTAATCCAATTCAGGTTTGACATTAGCCACCTCAACTTGAAAACAGAACGCGTATATGATTTAACCTTGTCTTCGTAAAGAATTTGGTTGACTTCATTCTTAATCTTCTCGGACCAGTATAGAATCAAAAAACAGCTCAGAATATATACTATTCCTATAACGAGAGTTAAGAAACTCAAATACATAAAAAGTTTTAGAATTGAAAGACCAAATAAGATTAGAAGTGTGCCATAGAAGCAAGTCAAAGTCGCCCAGTTAAATTCTGAAATACTTGAAAAGAACTTCCAAACATTTAACGATTTACGATTTAACATACTTGATAATATCTTTAATGTACAATATCAAAATGCTTAAAATCGTAGCACCTTTTAAAATGAAGTCAATTAGAAACAGGAACGCTTGATCAGAGTCAGAAAGAACTATTCCAGATTTGGCTGTAATCCATTGTAAGCTGAATTTTACGGCGAAGGTCGAACCTATAACCAAAATAGCAATACAGGTGTCCCAGATCAAATTTTCGATAAATACTTTTCTCTCCATTCCCTTTTATAAATAGCATACAAAGTAATAATTATAGTCATCAATATCTACTCAAGGTGAGAATTTGTGATTCGACAGTAGACCGTCTAACTGTTAATTCTCAGCGGACCGTTGTTTTTATTGGTCCCAGAAGGAGTTAAAACTATGCACTTTCAGTGCATCTCGCTTTAGCTTCTAAAAATCTTACCTTTGAGAGTGGCCGAGTATCAACGAAGCAATTCTCATAGCGTATCCAGATTGAGCGCTCATCTAGTTTGGTCGACGAAGTATCGTTATTCTATATTGAAGGGTGATATTCAAGTAAGATGTCGAAAGTTGTTGACTCAAATATGTGATTCTGAGGATGTTCGGATATTGAAAGGAGTAGTGTCACAGGATCACGTCCATATGCATATTGAGTACCCACCATCAAAATCAATTAGCAATCTTGTTAAACGATTGAAGGGAAGGAGTTCACTAATGCTACAACAAGAATTTCCAGATCTAAAGAAGCGATATTGGGGTCGACATTTCTGGGCGATAGGGTATGGATGTTGGAGCACTGGAAATATTACCGATGAAATGCTTGATGAGTATTTGGAGCATCATCGCAGGTCAGATGAAGATGATCAGTCAAATTTCATAATAGAGTAGAATTAGAGACTTTCAGTCTCGCGGAAACTATGGACTTCAAGTCCATAGTGGTTTATTTAATTTCATATATTTGATAAAACAGCAATTCAAATCAATGGAAGGCAAGCTATGAAATTGTGAATGATCACGGTGTTATTTGATTGTATGTCACAATACCTCGATGTTGAAAGCAATGTGTATGATAAAGATGGGATCGAATGTTCCACGTACGATAAGGATACTGAAATTTGTATAGAACCAGAAAACGGCATATTTGACCTGTATTTTACCGAGGAAATAAATGGTTTATGTTATGTGAAAAGTAATGAATGATTTAATTGTTGGTTGATTTTTTGAATAGAATGTATGTTTCAATTTGATGAGATTCCTAACGGGAATTTGCTCACACCAAGGTTAAGTAAATGGTTAAATAATGAGCAAAATCATGACTTAGATGGATTGAAGGATTTAGTCTTTGACTTCATCATCGAAAATGAAGAAAAACGAAATCCCAATATTGACTTTGATGAAATTCCAATCAACGCCATGAACGTCGCTTTTAATATCGTAGAGGACTTGATTTTCAAACTGGAGGTGAATCCCATAAACTGTGAGCGACTAAAGAGCTACATTAATGGAATACACAGTTATCATGCATTTGACAGGTTATTGACAGATTTTGAAGATTTACTATCCATTGATGAGAAAATATCAATATTAAAAGAAGGTAAGAAAATCTTTGTCCCAGAGATAACTACTAATTGGGATGATGTTTTTAATCAGTGTTTTTCTTCATTACTAGTACAAGGCATTATTACCCCAGATTCAAAAACAATGGAAGGGAAAATCATTAAAGCGATGAGTATTCCTTGGAAAATGATTGTAGATATCCTTTCAAGTCATTGGGAATACGCCTTTAAAATTCCACCCGAAAAATGGGAAGAACTCATTGCCGGAGCTTTTGATCAATCCGGTTATGATGAAGTCATTTTAACTCCTAGGTCTGGTGATCATGGGCGAGATGTCATAGCCTCGAAAAGAGGTATAGGTTCAATAAGGATTGTTAGTTCTGTAAAAGCTTATCAGCCTGGTCATCTTGTAAGGTATGATGATGTTCGCGCTTTACTTGGGGTTTTGAATGGAGACCAAAAAGCCTCAAAAGGAATAATTACAACCACAACTGATTTCCCAAGTAATTTACTGAATGACCCTTTCATTGCTCCATTCGTTCCATATAGATTAGAATTAATGAATGGCATTACTTTACAAAAATGGTTTAGAGAAATAAGTAAGAATTATAGTTCTTGAATCACAACAACACAATAATAAAATACAGCCTTTGATAGGATGTTTAGCTTAAACCAGCATTGAACATATCAAATCCCAAATCACTATTGAAGGAAGACATTGCGAAAAATGCTCATGACCAATTTTTCAAATTGAACTGTCACTTCTTAATCACCTATTATTCCATTTTATCAAATAAATTATGTGATTGAAGCATAGCTCTGAAAAGTATAAAGCATCATTACTCAAAAATCAGAGCCTAGCCTTAAACGTATTCGATTATTACAAATTCACATCTATACTCAGCACTTCTGTTGTTACTGGAAATTTATGGTGAAATATTTTTTCATCTTGGAAGCCACTTTCATACTTTGAAATGACAACTAGAGGGTTCATCAATAATTGTTCTGTGCACAACCCATTTCTTATTTCAATCTTTTTGAGATGTTGTCTTGGGTCAAAATGTAAGGGAAACTCTATCGCACAGGTATAAGTAGCATAAGCTAGAAATTCATTATTAGCGTCACGTACACAATTTTTGCCTTTTATCCGGTAAAAATGTTCACCCAAATCCATAAGGTACACATCTATTGACCCGTCTGAGTTTGGCAGATTCAGCGTATTAAACACTCCATTCCGAATTACACTATGAGTCACGCTTCCAGGGCGTATTATACTAGCTTCAAATGTATCATTAATTATTTCTCTTGGCGGAAATGTTGAATTACTGATCCCACTTATGCGGAATGCTACATTTGATCCTTCTGGAAGAAATATCGGTTCATCGTTTTGGCCAATTAATTGGAAGTCTACTCCTCGGAATGAACTTAATATCAAAGAGAATATAGGGGCTTCAAAAGAATCAGTTATTTTGGAAAGTAGCTCTAAGTTATTCATAGCATTAATTGTTTGTAGTTATTGATTTTTGGAGAAATGATCTTCTCGATTTAATTAGAAACTACTTATTGCCTTCTATATTGTAAATCCTGAAGATGAAGCTTATTCTTCATTGACTTCCATCGCATCACTATCACGAGCCAATCTCATTCCAGATGTCAAATATTTTAGTTAACATCACGGAAATTAAATGATAACTAACTCATAAAGAATCATCAAAAAATCAATAAGTGATAAAGGTAAAGAAGGAGAACAAGCCTTTAAGGTATGGCTGGATGGCCAAGGCCTCGGCTACTTATGGGTGAAACAAGATAAAGATGAATTCCCAACACTATTTCAGAACAATGTTGCTAAAAGGCCCGACTTCCTGGTACTAATCGATAGCATTGGCATGATTGCCGTAGATGTAAAGAATTATAAGCTCTCAAAGGACAAGTGCTATACCTTGAAATTAGAGACAGAGGTTTTGCCTGCACTCAACTTCGAGCGTCTTTTCAGAATTCCCGTTTGGTATGCTTACTACGATGAAAAGGATGAAAACTGGTACTGGATCAGTGCATTGAAGGCTATCAGTAAAGATTTAGGCGAGAAAAGAGAGAATCAAGATAGTGGAGAATATTTTCTCGCAATCAAACGAAAGGAATTTGTGAAAATTGGGGAAAATGACGATTTAGGTAAGCTCTACACTCTTAGAGTAGGCAATGGAGAGTTTGACCTAAACGTTTTAGCAGGTAATAAGTCTTAGTGCTTCATTGCCGGACAGTCCGATAGTTACCTATGGACGCTTTTTTACTTCAAACTGCAGAATAGTGAATTGGCATCGTAAGACTTTTCATTTCACTACCTTCGAAAATCTCACAGCGTAAAAAATGGATCAAAAAGATCAATATCTCCATTAAAAAACTTAACTGAAAGCTATCTCACCCAACAACGACTGCCAAAAACTCCTTGATCAAAGGTAAGTCAGGGACCAATTTTAGGTTGTTAATATCAATTATCTGATATGAGATCGGGATTGAAACCCCGGTATCGATACTATGGAGTGAAATGACTACACCTTGTGCATCAAGATCATGTTGAATAATTACTTCTTTGGCTAAATATAGATACCCGTTATCTACCAGGTTATCTTGAAGATTGCTATTGCTGAGGGTAAGCCTGGTGTTTGATGCTTCTAAGGTTGCTTCCCAAACTGTATTGTTTTGATCGTTAATTGCGTCAGTAGAGCCATTGATGAGAATTGTGTCATGTCTGTTAACCATACCGGTGATATTCCCCCCAATAACAAGCTGTCGGTCAATCACAGAGAGGATCTCAAACGACTCAGACAGGGTGATGATTTCGGTGAATTTCCTTACTACGGCTGCAGATGAGTCCGAATTATCTTCTTGAGGAGAATGGCCACGAATGAATCTGGTGGATTTGAGATTTCGCATGAAAGTTTATTCTGGTAGTTGCTGAGCAGTCTGATAATACTGTACTCTTAGGGCCACACCGGTAACCAGGTTAATTGCCTGAAAAGCCTGCAAATTGGATTTGCCTACCAGTTCGTAGATATCCTGATGACCTAGTCCAAAGCCAGAGTTTTCTGAAGGTGGAGTTCCATTTTCTTTAAAACGAAGAAGAATGGAAGTTGTCAGGGTAAGAGAAGTATTTTCTACCATCAAAGTCGCTGAAACTGCCTCGGATGGTGGGTTTAGAGATTTTGTACTGATCTCATCGAAGGAGATATCCTCGTATCCTCCATTTTCCTCGGAGATGGCCACCGTCCCTTTTTCCTTTCCAACGATGGTAATCAACTCTTCCATGAAGTCAAGCATTAGAGCAAAATTACCATTGGGATAAGGGTTTGCTTTTTGTTGTGCCATTGTCTGTATTGAATAATAATTTAAGTTGTGAAATTTCCAGTCGCTAAGAATTGGTCATAGCGTTGAGCAATCGAATAACCTTGCAAATCCTGGAAATGAGGCTTATCCTTTATTGACTTCCATCTGCCACCCCATTGGAGTCCAAGGCTTTCTCCTAATCGACCGATAATTTCC belongs to Cytophagales bacterium and includes:
- a CDS encoding lantibiotic dehydratase, with amino-acid sequence MQTQIEDLILRSCVYPLDSINKIPNNGSLDIFISELVKDQYFINSILHASPSLHHEIDKLEKGQLGPVEVEKLHISLMKYYIRMSTRCTPFGAFAGLVQGEVGNENKIELGEQNENTFFHRLDYKCLYRIIRSLMRDDQIKFSVKYYLNNTIYKVGEKYRYFEPILDQDNFSFQLSEISGNVLDEILKLDKTVPVKLSEILDHFTSEEYSKHELIEFIDELINSGILISELEPRVTETDFLPVLIDILKRTNVEKQIIDHLENAQAILNTKTQLDEVKMNELLNLVHFFDPEQKLTDLIHSDLYLSKNHLKLEKELVQNIVNNVSMLNNISAFNSNPLMEDFARKLQDQYEGSEVSLVEALDPEIGVGYESDDSASREQPNLLNELNVISKPASEETTLNHFQRFQLKKFIDSTYKSQKTINLDEDEIKKMANDQTKPGDYASMFLVGTLLKNVDLDIDNRYEYVFVLRNFIGPSASIFLGRFCCGDQSLTETVKKYCEENITSEEHAFSEIVHLPTPKMGNVVARPKLRKYEIPIITPGSVSTEDQILLSDLFIQIRNGGLELRSKRLNKKVIPRLSNAHNTRGSKIPVYKFLADFQRHGYSTGFYWDWGSLASYKYLPRVVYKNIILERARWIIDLPKTKKGQESAFNIESYVKEIRKEWEIPRLVTIAEGDNEILVDLENENLLKVLNAELKRKKSLILYENLITSKTSPIQKGNSQYANELVIPFNILHNENNVSSNISAESSDVKKVFYPGDEWTFIKIYTGHNTADELLIHVIEPYFESLIKDKKIESWFFIRYQDPDHHLRLRWAKSDGSGIYLVKDIQEQIKINSMITKKVQVDTYVREIDRYGKSIDLSERIFSFDSIATVKILKILDSIDNPEYYRWLLCMRNVNSFLNDCGYDNNNKLQFFSNLEKSMSDEFISNKSIMKNLNKKYREESQTIFGFLNQDDDHLNATMVEISNVLAERSNRIIPIINEIKNQYLANPFKFQMVVGSHVHMIINRFLKSDQRKQEWVIYTFMYKYYKSIIGREKQKKSRN
- a CDS encoding lanthionine synthetase C family protein, producing MNDVLSNKIFEIERAIKARNQKKNDISLLNGDMGIAIFYAALYRVTKEQKYLNTCHELVDSSIDKVARMELNPSFVTGFTGIGWSLQYLMNNNYLESTDLLQDLDAYIYDASINKLRGKYYDFLHGGTGAAVYAMERENDEAVVFLETYLKYIDEIKEENKYGYAWEDYTFPKGKDHLHARAYTLGLSHGVPSIIMVLLRIHKLGINNELTKDLITGGLNWIKANKIENVNSISEYPNCVYDSVGTIDGPSLMRWCYGDMGIALMYWDSGNILNEGDWIQDGEDLMRRNLKRTDLIEQDFYDAGVCHGTAGVAHIFSKYHERTRNTEFKEKADFWMTQSLQAAKHEKGPAGYKFHNAAENNGVYYNRWRKMYGLLNGIAGVGLVFLSHLEPALNWDKALLIDHISS
- a CDS encoding restriction endonuclease; translated protein: MFQFDEIPNGNLLTPRLSKWLNNEQNHDLDGLKDLVFDFIIENEEKRNPNIDFDEIPINAMNVAFNIVEDLIFKLEVNPINCERLKSYINGIHSYHAFDRLLTDFEDLLSIDEKISILKEGKKIFVPEITTNWDDVFNQCFSSLLVQGIITPDSKTMEGKIIKAMSIPWKMIVDILSSHWEYAFKIPPEKWEELIAGAFDQSGYDEVILTPRSGDHGRDVIASKRGIGSIRIVSSVKAYQPGHLVRYDDVRALLGVLNGDQKASKGIITTTTDFPSNLLNDPFIAPFVPYRLELMNGITLQKWFREISKNYSS
- the tnpA gene encoding IS200/IS605 family transposase, whose translation is MAEYQRSNSHSVSRLSAHLVWSTKYRYSILKGDIQVRCRKLLTQICDSEDVRILKGVVSQDHVHMHIEYPPSKSISNLVKRLKGRSSLMLQQEFPDLKKRYWGRHFWAIGYGCWSTGNITDEMLDEYLEHHRRSDEDDQSNFIIE